From one Leguminivora glycinivorella isolate SPB_JAAS2020 chromosome 5, LegGlyc_1.1, whole genome shotgun sequence genomic stretch:
- the LOC125226176 gene encoding cuticle protein 3-like, whose translation MKLLVTLCAVASLAVALPQRRAPSKPEQPQSLDDQQAAEQNYNNYPQDYRQQQQEYRQQQQPQEFRQNKPIDDFRPKVQLETTTYIPIIRFDKEQGTDGSYKTSYETGNHIQAEESGFLKSVGEDQNALVQHGSYSYTAPNGEVITVEYTADEFGFRVKGDHIPTPPPVSPEIQKGLDLIYAGIKANAERDALEAKNNPEAARQQQDRAALDYKGQYYQQ comes from the exons GTAACCCTCTGTGCTGTGGCGTCCCTGGCGGTAGCTCTTCCCCAGAGAAGAGCACCGTCGAAGCCGGAGCAGCCGCAGTCGCTCGACGACCAGCAAGCCGCCGAGCAGAACTACAACAACTACCCGCAGGACTACAGACAGCAGCAGCAGGAGTACAGACAACAGCAGCAGCCGCAGGAGTTCAGACAGAACAAGCCGATCGACGACTTCAGACCTAAAGTGCAGCTGGAGACTACCACCTACATTCCCATCATCCGTTTTGATAAGGAACAAGGCACCGATGGAAGCTACAAGACTTC GTACGAAACCGGCAACCACATCCAAGCTGAAGAGTCCGGTTTCCTGAAGTCCGTCGGTGAAGACCAGAACGCCCTGGTCCAGCACGGATCCTACAGCTACACCGCGCCCAACGGAGAGGTCATCACCGTCGAGTACACCGCTGACGAGTTCGGCTTCAGGGTCAAGGGAGACCACATCCCCACTCCACCCCCAGTGTCCCCTGAGATCCAGAAGGGGTTGGACCTCATCTACGCTGGAATCAAGGCTAACGCG GAACGTGACGCGTTAGAAGCCAAGAACAACCCTGAGGCCGCCAGACAACAGCAAGACAGAGCAGCCCTTGACTACAAAGGACAATACTACCAGCAGTAA
- the LOC125226739 gene encoding endocuticle structural glycoprotein ABD-4-like, protein MISMLLLTLTVLAAEAQQPKQAPAGESIPIIRFETDGPNVDGTYKWAYETGNEITAEESGYVKNFGKGEPEEVQVAEGKFSYKSPEGQLISLTYIADENGFQPQGEHLPTPPPIPPAIQKALEYLKTLPPTPASTNLQPQYQAAPFRRF, encoded by the exons ATG ATCTCCATGCTACTCCTGACGTTGACGGTGCTCGCCGCGGAGGCTCAGCAGCCGAAGCAGGCACCGGCCGGCGAGTCCATTCCCATCATCCGGTTCGAGACGGACGGGCCCAACGTCGACGGGACTTATAAATGGgc ctaCGAGACAGGCAACGAGATCACCGCGGAAGAGTCTGGTTACGTGAAGAATTTCGGCAAGGGAGAGCCGGAGGAAGTGCAGGTGGCCGAAGGGAAGTTCAGCTACAAGTCTCCCGAGGGACAGCTTATATCGCTCACATACATCGCGGACGAGAACGGGTTCCAGCCACAG gGCGAGCACCTCCCGACCCCACCGCCAATTCCGCCAGCCATACAAAAGGCCCTGGAGTACCTCAAGACCCTACCGCCAACGCCCGCATCCACCAACCTGCAGCCTCAGTACCAAGCGGCGCCTTTCAGGAGATTCTGA